Proteins encoded within one genomic window of Candidatus Neomarinimicrobiota bacterium:
- a CDS encoding DUF4258 domain-containing protein, giving the protein MAEPQLTIRFHPHAQERMKERGATEEDVKATIDGGEQFPVKFGRTCFRRNFTYNSVWQDRHFATKQVEVYAIAENEVWVVITVITRYF; this is encoded by the coding sequence ATGGCCGAGCCCCAGCTAACTATTCGTTTCCATCCCCATGCGCAGGAGCGCATGAAAGAACGAGGAGCAACCGAAGAAGATGTCAAAGCAACAATTGATGGTGGAGAACAATTTCCAGTCAAATTTGGACGTACATGCTTCAGACGCAACTTCACTTATAATAGTGTGTGGCAGGATAGACATTTCGCAACCAAACAAGTGGAAGTGTATGCTATCGCGGAGAACGAGGTTTGGGTAGTTATTACCGTGATTACACGTTACTTTTAG